The following are encoded in a window of Panicum virgatum strain AP13 chromosome 5N, P.virgatum_v5, whole genome shotgun sequence genomic DNA:
- the LOC120676023 gene encoding peroxidase 1-like, producing the protein MAATARQARRPAAGVALLAFALCLLPAVARAQLRVGFYDTTCPNAEALVRQAVAAAFAKDAGVAAGLIRLHFHDCFVRGCDGSVLLTVNPGGGQTERDAAPNKPSLRGFEVIDAAKAAVERSCPRTVSCADIVAFAARDSISLTGSVSYQVPAGRRDGRVSNKSETVDLPPPSSTAKNLTDLFAAKNLSVEDMVVLSGAHTVGRSFCNSFVGRVWNQTATPPAAIVDAGLSASYAALLRALCPANTTQETPITTAMDPGTPNVLDNNYYKLLPRGMGLFFSDNQLRVDPRMAALVGSFAANETLWKEKFAAAMVKMGRTQVQTGACGEVRLNCSVVNPASSSSSIELASSTPAVDEDGVATS; encoded by the exons atggcggcaacGGCTAGGCAAGCTAGGCGGCCAGCGGCCGGAGTAGCCTTGCTGGCCTTCGCCCTGTGCCTCCTGCCGGCGGTGGCTCGCGCGCAGCTCCGGGTGGGGTTCTACGACACCACCTGCCCAAACGCCGAGGCGCTGGTCCGccaggccgtcgccgccgccttcgccaaggacgccggcgtcgccgcggGGCTCATTCGCCTCCATTTCCATGACTGCTTTGTCAGG GGCTGTGACGGTTCGGTCCTCCTGACAGTGAACCCCGGCGGCGGGCAGACGGAGCGCGACGCCGCCCCGAACAAGCCGAGCCTCCGCGGCTTCGAGGTGATCGACGCCGCCAAGGCCGCCGTGGAGCGGAGCTGCCCGCGCACCGTCTCCTGCGCCGACATCGTCGCCTTCGCCGCCCGCGACAGCATCAGCCTCACCGGCAGCGTCTCGTACCAGGTCCCCGCTGGCCGGCGCGACGGCCGCGTGTCCAACAAGTCGGAGACCGTCGACCTGCCCCCGCCCTCGTCCACGGCGAAGAACCTCACCGACCTGTTCGCCGCCAAGAACCTCAGCGTGGAGGACATGGTCGTCCTCTCCGGCGCCCACACCGTCGGCCGCTCCTTCTGCAACTCCTTCGTCGGCCGCGTCTGGAACCAGACCGCGACGCCCCCCGCCGCCatc GTGGACGCGGGGCTGAGCGCGTCGTACGCGGCGCTGCTGCGCGCGCTGTGCCCGGCGAACACGACGCAGGAGACGCCGATCACGACGGCCATGGACCCCGGGACGCCCAACGTGCTGGACAACAACTACTACAAGCTGCTGCCCCGCGGCATGGGGCTCTTCTTCTCCGACAACCAGCTGCGCGTGGACCCGCGGATGGCCGCGCTGGTGGGCAGCTTCGCGGCCAACGAGACGCTGTGGAAGGAGAAGTTCGCGGCGGCGATGGTCAAGATGGGCCGCACCCAGGTGCAGACGGGGGCCTGCGGGGAGGTCCGGCTCAACTGCAGCGTCGTCAACccggcgtcctcgtcgtcgtccatcGAGCTGGCTTCCAGCACGCCGGCCGTCGACGAGGATGGCGTCGCCACGAGCTAA